The proteins below are encoded in one region of Paeniglutamicibacter cryotolerans:
- a CDS encoding MOSC domain-containing protein: MKWLPLTPMRWAVPACDATTPDPSQKLVKPTPLGRIDSLFRYPVKGLSPERLENVVLVAGRGFPADRIFALARPDGPYRSGASQLLGKKAFYALVTEERLAGLSTRLAPGSSVLSVDVQGHRLLDADLSTEAGRHALTALLARVLDLPGGIEPVVASEAGLRFPDLAAAGPEEMQAVSLVNLASVRALEAKLGTEIDPLRFRANIYFDGPEAFAERELLGSTVEIGGSRLEVFEETVRCAATDANPTTARRDTRIPAALKQHFGHAIMGFYAHVRSNGTLAPGMDIALEHAVEGVR, from the coding sequence ATGAAATGGTTGCCGCTTACACCGATGCGATGGGCCGTGCCGGCCTGCGACGCAACGACTCCTGACCCGAGCCAAAAACTAGTGAAGCCGACCCCGCTTGGCCGCATCGATTCCCTCTTCCGATACCCCGTCAAGGGGTTGAGTCCGGAACGGCTCGAGAATGTGGTCCTTGTGGCCGGGCGGGGGTTCCCCGCCGACAGGATTTTTGCCTTGGCCCGCCCCGATGGGCCCTACCGGTCTGGGGCGAGTCAGCTACTGGGCAAAAAGGCGTTTTACGCGCTGGTGACCGAAGAGCGCCTCGCCGGTCTATCGACGCGCCTCGCACCCGGATCCTCAGTGCTTTCCGTGGACGTCCAGGGCCATCGGTTGCTCGACGCCGATCTCTCTACCGAGGCCGGCCGCCACGCCCTCACGGCCCTGCTGGCGAGGGTTCTGGACCTGCCCGGCGGCATTGAACCGGTGGTTGCCTCCGAAGCTGGACTCCGCTTCCCCGACCTGGCCGCGGCCGGCCCCGAGGAAATGCAGGCCGTATCGTTGGTCAATCTGGCCTCGGTGCGCGCACTCGAAGCCAAACTAGGCACCGAAATCGATCCGCTTCGCTTCCGCGCAAACATCTACTTCGACGGCCCCGAGGCCTTTGCCGAGCGAGAATTGCTCGGAAGCACAGTGGAAATCGGAGGGTCCCGACTCGAGGTGTTCGAGGAAACCGTCAGGTGCGCCGCGACCGACGCCAACCCCACTACCGCCAGGCGCGACACACGCATTCCAGCCGCGCTGAAGCAGCATTTCGGACACGCCATCATGGGCTTCTATGCCCACGTGCGCAGCAACGGGACCCTGGCGC
- a CDS encoding uracil-DNA glycosylase family protein has protein sequence MQLMSSPDFVQAQMGKIHDENIEPVTQLCLKLQESVPGSRVPLIDPVHDLDETRIISLQISPGPGTSSGFLSLQNDDPTAIRLSEVYASAGLDHKYGMPWNVHPWDLPEEQSTALTPKQIKTGVKPFKQFLELTYRVSAIVAHGTQAVNLINDFKKVGGDLILRERGIKVYPVRSTGGRSFIGSEANQQKWFDEMVAAYTDAMGRAGLRRNDS, from the coding sequence ATGCAGCTGATGTCTTCACCCGATTTCGTGCAAGCCCAAATGGGTAAGATCCACGACGAAAATATCGAGCCGGTGACGCAGCTCTGCCTGAAATTGCAGGAAAGCGTCCCGGGTTCCCGCGTTCCGCTCATCGACCCGGTCCACGACCTCGATGAGACCCGCATCATCAGCCTGCAGATTTCCCCGGGGCCAGGCACCAGCTCCGGCTTCCTGTCGCTGCAGAATGATGACCCCACGGCGATCCGTTTGTCTGAGGTCTATGCCTCCGCCGGACTGGATCACAAGTACGGAATGCCGTGGAACGTTCACCCGTGGGATCTGCCCGAGGAGCAGAGCACGGCACTGACCCCCAAGCAGATCAAGACGGGTGTGAAGCCGTTCAAGCAGTTCCTTGAACTCACCTACCGCGTCTCGGCCATCGTCGCCCATGGGACTCAGGCAGTGAACCTGATCAACGACTTCAAAAAGGTCGGTGGCGACCTGATCCTGCGCGAACGTGGAATCAAGGTCTATCCGGTGCGTTCCACCGGCGGTCGCTCCTTCATCGGCTCCGAGGCGAACCAGCAGAAGTGGTTCGATGAAATGGTTGCCGCTTACACCGATGCGATGGGCCGTGCCGGCCTGCGACGCAACGACTCCTGA
- a CDS encoding SH3 domain-containing protein — MSIRKIAPQWLLAMALAAGLAGVGLGPVDAAAPLPATASQAAGRALAAAAKTATTIKTTANVNLRVKPGTQHDPVATLKKGTVVVATGKSSGKWWQVTVGNKGGWVSSTYLKTTPGVVKTGPLKPQVKPAAGSSRWSDGTQAIYAKANKTSKRLMAQTSGVKVKHLKTVGKWSYVQTHTGKGWIEESALVTSEAKAIGNSKTHRWTVADSHVRSGASRMHRSPGIIPANQKVVYIETAN, encoded by the coding sequence ATGAGCATCCGAAAAATTGCCCCGCAGTGGTTGCTGGCGATGGCATTGGCTGCGGGACTTGCCGGGGTCGGCTTGGGTCCGGTGGACGCTGCTGCGCCCTTACCAGCCACCGCTTCCCAGGCAGCCGGCAGGGCGCTGGCGGCTGCGGCCAAGACAGCAACAACCATCAAGACCACGGCAAACGTGAACCTGCGGGTAAAGCCCGGGACGCAGCACGACCCTGTGGCTACCCTGAAAAAGGGAACCGTCGTTGTCGCAACCGGTAAGTCGAGCGGCAAATGGTGGCAGGTCACGGTCGGCAATAAGGGCGGCTGGGTCAGTTCAACGTACCTCAAGACCACCCCGGGCGTCGTGAAAACGGGGCCACTAAAACCCCAAGTGAAACCCGCTGCCGGCTCAAGCCGATGGAGCGACGGTACCCAGGCCATCTACGCCAAGGCCAACAAGACGTCGAAGCGGCTCATGGCCCAGACCAGTGGAGTCAAAGTCAAGCATCTCAAAACAGTTGGAAAGTGGTCCTATGTCCAGACCCACACGGGGAAAGGTTGGATTGAAGAGTCGGCGCTGGTAACCAGCGAGGCGAAGGCTATCGGTAATTCAAAAACCCACCGGTGGACTGTGGCCGATTCGCATGTGCGCAGCGGTGCCTCCAGGATGCATCGCTCCCCTGGAATCATCCCGGCCAACCAGAAAGTGGTCTACATCGAGACCGCCAACTGA
- a CDS encoding DsbA family protein, with translation MPIPIALLIGIIIGMQIPTPAGSAEAPPAAIAQPGGSPDAAEAAPRKINVERREADDPTAVGDINAPVTIVTYSDFQCGYCAKWANDTLPTIVQQYVDAGKVRIEYRDIMFFGENSRQSAELAVAAGHQGKYQEFHDEIFADGGTAKNADFSEAGIKALAASLGVDHDQLVSDAGSKETSTLVQKNHDEAKELGVTGTPTFLVNGTPLVGAQPLEAFVKVIDDELAG, from the coding sequence ATGCCGATCCCCATCGCGTTGCTGATCGGCATCATCATCGGCATGCAGATTCCCACACCGGCCGGTTCCGCGGAGGCCCCGCCTGCTGCCATTGCCCAGCCGGGGGGAAGCCCCGACGCCGCCGAGGCCGCACCCCGGAAGATCAACGTCGAACGTCGTGAAGCAGACGACCCGACGGCCGTGGGTGACATTAACGCCCCGGTCACGATAGTCACTTACTCGGACTTTCAATGTGGCTACTGCGCAAAATGGGCCAACGACACGCTGCCGACGATCGTCCAGCAGTATGTGGATGCGGGAAAGGTACGAATCGAATACCGCGACATCATGTTCTTCGGTGAAAACTCACGCCAAAGTGCTGAGTTGGCCGTCGCAGCGGGCCATCAGGGCAAGTACCAGGAATTCCACGACGAGATCTTCGCCGATGGCGGTACCGCCAAGAACGCGGACTTTTCCGAAGCGGGGATCAAAGCCCTTGCCGCGAGCCTCGGGGTGGACCACGACCAGCTGGTCTCCGATGCCGGATCGAAGGAAACCTCCACCCTGGTCCAGAAGAACCACGACGAGGCAAAAGAGCTCGGCGTAACGGGAACCCCCACGTTCCTTGTCAATGGAACGCCCCTAGTCGGGGCCCAGCCGCTTGAGGCTTTCGTCAAGGTCATTGACGACGAGCTGGCCGGCTAG
- a CDS encoding cytochrome c biogenesis CcdA family protein, with amino-acid sequence MEVGFAYALMGGMLGVFSPCNALLLPAFFANIAASRAKLLSLGTVFLAGLLLTLVPLGLGLGWLGGTLSVDRGVLLAGAGWVLISLGLITALGGGFDVSRFLPRGGPSPATGSLFGTFVLGAVSGVAGFCTGPVLGAILTLALTSSTPIKGGLLLGLYGIGMVIPILIIAALIRKAGHGSIRWMRGRSFSMGPLKLHTTSLLMGAVTVLVGWMMIFTNGLASVPELLPSPWIASLENFGRYLDAAVPAWVWTVLVGLLLLAWWLREAIRRSGNAANGPAPEPETSSASGK; translated from the coding sequence ATGGAAGTCGGGTTTGCCTACGCCCTCATGGGTGGAATGCTCGGGGTGTTCAGTCCCTGTAATGCGCTTTTGCTGCCCGCCTTCTTCGCAAACATCGCCGCTTCACGGGCCAAACTGCTGAGCCTCGGCACGGTGTTTCTCGCCGGGCTGCTCCTGACCCTGGTGCCGCTTGGTCTGGGGTTGGGCTGGCTCGGTGGAACGTTGAGCGTGGACCGCGGCGTACTGCTTGCAGGGGCGGGGTGGGTGCTGATCAGCCTAGGTTTGATCACTGCCCTCGGTGGTGGATTCGATGTCTCGCGATTCCTTCCGCGGGGCGGCCCGTCACCCGCGACCGGATCCCTGTTCGGCACCTTCGTCCTGGGTGCGGTATCGGGTGTTGCCGGGTTCTGCACCGGGCCGGTGCTCGGAGCCATCCTCACCCTCGCACTAACCTCGTCAACCCCGATAAAGGGCGGGCTGCTCCTGGGGCTTTATGGGATCGGCATGGTCATCCCGATCCTGATCATCGCCGCGCTGATCCGCAAGGCCGGGCACGGTTCGATCCGATGGATGCGAGGACGCAGCTTCTCGATGGGCCCGCTGAAGCTTCACACCACTTCGCTGCTGATGGGTGCCGTTACGGTTCTCGTGGGTTGGATGATGATCTTCACCAACGGCCTGGCATCGGTCCCCGAGCTGCTACCCTCGCCGTGGATCGCTTCGCTGGAGAACTTCGGCCGGTACCTAGATGCGGCCGTTCCCGCATGGGTCTGGACCGTGTTGGTGGGGCTCCTGCTGTTGGCCTGGTGGCTGAGGGAAGCTATTCGCCGATCCGGAAACGCAGCGAACGGTCCCGCTCCGGAGCCTGAAACGAGCTCCGCATCAGGGAAATAG
- a CDS encoding LexA family protein: MFGNNLPIPAVSDTTPRGFPSPAQDYFSGGIDLNRHLIRDRTCTFIMRVEGNSMADSGIASGDEIIVDRSLTPKDGSVVVVVLEGELSIRRIRLGVEGIRLETSRTADPGLRVDELADLTIWGVVTRCLHHV; the protein is encoded by the coding sequence ATGTTTGGCAACAACCTGCCGATCCCTGCCGTTTCCGACACCACTCCGCGTGGATTCCCGTCTCCGGCGCAGGACTATTTCAGTGGTGGAATCGACCTGAATCGGCACCTGATCCGTGACCGTACCTGCACGTTCATCATGCGGGTCGAGGGAAACTCCATGGCCGACTCCGGTATCGCCAGCGGAGATGAAATCATCGTCGACCGATCACTCACGCCCAAGGACGGATCAGTCGTCGTCGTGGTGCTCGAGGGCGAGTTGTCGATCCGGCGGATCCGGCTTGGTGTCGAGGGGATCCGCCTGGAAACCAGCCGGACCGCAGACCCCGGGCTGCGCGTCGACGAACTGGCCGACCTGACCATCTGGGGTGTTGTCACCCGCTGCCTGCACCATGTCTAG
- a CDS encoding Y-family DNA polymerase, which translates to MSRNPIALVDVNNFYVSCERVFDPSLEGRPVVVLSNNDGCVVARSQEAKDLGIETGTPWFKVKPSAAAWNLVARSSNYELYGDMSARVMEVVGRFGTWQEVYSIDESFLGLTGTEGQLREIGEEIRAAVARQVGVPVCVGIASTKTLAKFTNRIAKQNAAMGGVCSLDSMPVGQVETIQERVPVTGLWGVGARTGDRLKAQGIVSIADLKRADPLAIRKKFSVVLQRTVLELNGTACIPHTEERVDKQQIMFSRSFSTPVTTLEEMGQVFSIYAQRGAARLTAGGQCATMLTVSAGTSRFAGGDASFPAVTLRLPAPTSDPIVLTRLAVSALRGMIVPGTSYVRAGVMLGGLEPARGQEQFDTFVDDRESLDLGGLLGSVRAKFGDTAIGLGAGGLAEPPGWSMKRELSSPRYTTEWEDLPVVSAR; encoded by the coding sequence ATGTCTAGGAACCCCATCGCGCTGGTGGACGTGAACAACTTCTACGTCTCATGTGAGAGGGTCTTCGATCCTTCACTGGAGGGGCGCCCGGTGGTGGTGCTCTCCAACAACGACGGGTGCGTCGTCGCGCGCTCGCAGGAAGCCAAGGACCTGGGTATCGAGACCGGGACGCCGTGGTTCAAGGTCAAGCCCTCGGCGGCGGCATGGAACCTGGTGGCGCGCAGCAGCAACTACGAACTCTATGGAGACATGAGTGCCCGGGTGATGGAGGTCGTGGGCCGCTTCGGCACCTGGCAGGAGGTCTACTCGATCGACGAGTCGTTCCTGGGCCTGACCGGCACCGAGGGACAACTGCGTGAGATCGGGGAAGAAATCCGGGCCGCAGTGGCGCGGCAAGTGGGGGTGCCTGTCTGCGTGGGCATCGCCTCGACCAAGACCCTGGCCAAATTCACCAACCGCATTGCCAAGCAGAACGCCGCCATGGGCGGTGTCTGCTCGCTGGATTCCATGCCGGTGGGGCAAGTGGAGACCATCCAGGAGCGGGTGCCGGTGACCGGGTTGTGGGGAGTGGGCGCGCGTACCGGAGACCGGCTCAAGGCCCAGGGCATCGTCTCGATCGCCGACCTGAAGCGGGCCGACCCGCTGGCGATCAGGAAGAAGTTCTCGGTGGTCTTGCAGCGTACGGTGCTCGAATTGAACGGAACCGCCTGCATCCCGCACACCGAGGAGCGGGTGGACAAGCAACAGATCATGTTTTCGCGCAGCTTCTCGACTCCCGTCACGACACTGGAGGAAATGGGACAGGTCTTCTCGATCTATGCCCAACGCGGGGCGGCACGGCTGACGGCCGGGGGCCAATGCGCCACGATGCTGACTGTCAGCGCCGGAACCAGCAGGTTCGCCGGCGGCGATGCGAGTTTCCCCGCAGTGACGTTGCGTCTGCCTGCTCCAACCAGCGATCCGATAGTGCTGACGCGGCTGGCCGTTTCGGCGCTGCGCGGGATGATCGTGCCAGGAACCTCCTATGTGCGAGCCGGTGTCATGCTCGGTGGTCTGGAACCAGCCCGGGGCCAGGAGCAGTTCGACACGTTTGTCGATGACCGCGAATCGCTGGACCTGGGCGGGCTGTTGGGCAGCGTACGGGCCAAATTCGGAGATACGGCGATAGGTCTCGGTGCCGGTGGTCTGGCCGAACCGCCGGGATGGTCAATGAAGCGGGAGCTCTCTTCTCCGCGCTACACCACCGAATGGGAGGACCTGCCAGTCGTTTCTGCCAGATAG
- a CDS encoding glycoside hydrolase family 3 N-terminal domain-containing protein, which yields MLSACATPTPPPTGTPASSPSSTPSGENAPPTQSPTSTRNPPSPSASAIRPPSASSQTASSAPSSAAQRALDGLSLEQRVGQVLMMGIPATGADAPTLRILGADHVGNVFLKGRSKLGVSGTRHVVDAVRATGAPAATGGIRRFVATDQEGGAVQVLSGPGFSAMPAGIVQGGWTADRLEASARTWAVELADAGVDVNLAPVTDTVPSAAFAPSNAPIGAFGREFGYTTQTVSTHSLAFSRGMKSGGVQPVVKHFPGLGRVTANTDTTADVLDTVTTRNDQYLQPFAANIEAGNGWVMVSNARYERIDPENIAPFSSKVMEGMLRSDQGFSGIIISDDMCKAVALSAWAYGSRAVNFFNAGGTMMLCVNAAAIPAITRALVAEARESSAFRARIDAAALLVLRAKLG from the coding sequence ATGCTCAGCGCCTGCGCAACGCCCACTCCACCCCCGACCGGCACCCCGGCCTCTTCGCCGAGTTCCACGCCGAGCGGGGAAAATGCGCCCCCGACCCAGTCCCCGACCTCAACCCGGAATCCGCCGTCCCCCAGCGCCTCGGCGATACGGCCGCCTTCGGCCAGCAGCCAGACAGCCAGCTCCGCGCCCTCGTCCGCTGCACAACGGGCGCTGGACGGCCTCAGCCTTGAACAGCGTGTGGGGCAGGTGCTGATGATGGGGATTCCTGCCACCGGCGCCGATGCTCCGACACTGCGGATACTGGGTGCCGATCATGTAGGAAATGTCTTCCTCAAGGGGCGCAGCAAGCTGGGCGTCTCCGGGACCAGGCACGTGGTTGACGCGGTGCGGGCCACCGGCGCACCCGCTGCTACCGGTGGCATCCGGCGCTTCGTGGCCACCGACCAGGAAGGCGGCGCGGTCCAGGTGCTCAGCGGCCCGGGCTTCAGTGCCATGCCTGCAGGAATCGTGCAGGGCGGCTGGACCGCCGACCGCCTGGAAGCCTCGGCCCGGACTTGGGCCGTGGAACTGGCCGACGCCGGTGTCGACGTAAACCTGGCTCCGGTCACCGACACCGTTCCCTCGGCTGCCTTCGCCCCGTCGAATGCGCCCATCGGTGCCTTCGGCCGGGAATTCGGCTATACCACCCAGACGGTGTCCACCCACTCGCTGGCGTTTTCCCGGGGCATGAAGTCAGGCGGCGTCCAACCCGTGGTGAAGCATTTTCCCGGCCTCGGCCGGGTCACCGCCAATACCGACACCACTGCCGATGTCCTAGACACGGTGACGACCCGGAACGATCAGTACCTTCAGCCGTTCGCGGCCAACATCGAGGCTGGAAACGGATGGGTGATGGTCTCCAACGCCCGCTATGAGCGCATCGATCCGGAAAATATCGCCCCGTTCTCGTCCAAGGTCATGGAGGGGATGCTGCGCTCGGACCAGGGGTTCTCCGGGATCATCATTTCCGATGACATGTGCAAGGCCGTCGCCCTCTCGGCGTGGGCGTACGGGAGCAGGGCAGTTAATTTCTTCAACGCCGGAGGCACGATGATGCTGTGCGTCAATGCTGCCGCTATTCCCGCCATCACCCGGGCGCTGGTCGCCGAGGCACGGGAATCATCGGCCTTCAGGGCCCGGATCGATGCGGCAGCATTGCTCGTCCTGCGGGCCAAGCTCGGGTAG
- a CDS encoding MepB family protein codes for MNPENVLPGLIGLDTTAIEAETDPQGARYAAHSIRLGGLAWAYRQALVTPKKAGAFVTLWRRSESGPIRPLLASDGLDGALIHLVDALGSGLFVLPFEALERHGIATVPGREGKRGFRIYAPWTPCPGNQARRTRDWQREYFLEAEKSGLLNQGRLKTLLGR; via the coding sequence GTGAACCCGGAAAATGTACTGCCCGGCCTGATCGGGCTCGACACAACGGCGATCGAAGCCGAAACCGATCCGCAAGGCGCCCGCTACGCCGCCCACAGCATCAGGCTCGGGGGACTGGCGTGGGCCTACCGCCAGGCGCTTGTCACACCGAAGAAGGCCGGCGCCTTCGTGACCCTGTGGCGGCGCTCGGAATCCGGGCCGATCCGTCCGCTGCTGGCCTCGGACGGACTCGACGGGGCGCTGATCCATCTGGTCGATGCCCTGGGATCCGGCCTGTTCGTGTTGCCCTTCGAGGCCTTGGAACGCCACGGGATCGCCACCGTTCCCGGGCGGGAAGGCAAGCGCGGATTCCGCATCTATGCCCCGTGGACCCCATGTCCCGGCAACCAGGCCCGCAGGACCCGGGACTGGCAGCGTGAATACTTCCTAGAAGCCGAGAAATCCGGGCTTCTCAATCAGGGACGGCTGAAGACCCTGCTGGGCAGGTAG
- a CDS encoding S8 family serine peptidase, with protein sequence MKVSRRPRLARTLLASATGLALAVTMSVPTSAASLNISSAKINSTPGNDSQALGGAAPLRLKNLKVSGPLSAAKGEVSVFVQFSGDGAFEQTQSATAMSGLAAPKKDPTRVKKIRDGIKAQGNSAAKQAKADVIYNTTNTLPGVALRGDADALRALASRADVVKISAIVPKKLTNKGSVVDTKALDSWTALKQTGVGVTIAVLDTGLDYTHADFGGPGTVAAFKKAQASKELPSKASGLFDSTKFAGGWDLVGDDYDADPTSATYQPIPHPDSNPLDCQGHGSHVAGTAAGFGVNAKGKTFRGQYGSLTAAQVHAMRIGPGSAPEARLVSLRVFGCNGSSDVVGQALDRVLDPNNDGNFDDRAQIVNMSLGSDQSPADDPENAIVDALTRQGVLSVVASGNAADITDIGGSPGNSRSSLTVANSVGSHITLDGINVLAPADQAGVKGGQYSANFDYTNATQAQLTGNVVMGPQNNAFGCQPFAAGSLQGKWVWLQWSQDGAFPCGSATRFNNAQAAGATGVLLDSEVNVFDAGIAGNATIPGAQLTLANSNALRPAAAAGTLQVQLSPSLIGSAFTESGALDTLNPSSSRGVHGSEGIVKPDVAAMGTLISSVGVGTGNGPAVMTGTSMATPLTAGIAALVAGSGKYTPYQVKSIVMNTAVADVRAPNGSVYGPARVGSGRVIASNAVSTPAYAFATDAPDLTSVVFGVIEVGKKKYTSTKSITVVNKSKKTQTYKVSYLPATTIPGASYTLDSRSVTVLPGGKAKVKVTLRVDPKKFAKTLDPTMDREQLGVPRAWVSDISGRVQFASSSAPTLRVPVHGAPKLVSNMRATAKATTGKKSDSAEVKLSGRDILQGTGDQQVVSLISAFELGATSKRQPRSIDTIAGAREMDLQYVGASSDARSAGAADGMLNFGVSTWGNWAHLAGGTEIDVDIDVDNDGQSDFVVFTTTVDGLDLDVVATYDLRSGDQVDLQFTNGLAGDIDANTFDTNVVGLPVSLAALGLTGTSAPIRYRVSTYSSYNLDDTGAYVPVDETGWIKYNALNPNLWFEGNGTGTVFTDLNRQKLTAHPKAGVKEAKALYLHLHNATGDLSGKRGSDGDRAQLGTIRVKPAKGHGHK encoded by the coding sequence ATGAAAGTCTCGCGCCGCCCCCGGCTCGCGAGGACTCTCCTGGCTTCGGCAACAGGCCTCGCGCTAGCCGTCACCATGTCCGTCCCCACGTCAGCCGCATCATTGAACATCAGCTCGGCCAAGATCAACTCCACCCCAGGAAACGATTCCCAGGCCCTTGGCGGAGCCGCACCACTCCGCCTGAAAAACCTCAAGGTCTCCGGTCCTCTATCGGCAGCTAAGGGCGAGGTATCCGTCTTCGTGCAGTTCTCGGGCGATGGAGCCTTCGAGCAAACGCAGTCCGCCACGGCCATGAGCGGACTGGCAGCCCCCAAGAAGGACCCCACCCGGGTCAAGAAGATCCGGGACGGCATCAAGGCCCAGGGTAATTCCGCGGCCAAGCAGGCGAAGGCCGACGTCATCTACAACACCACCAATACGCTTCCCGGTGTTGCCCTGCGCGGAGACGCGGACGCCCTGCGCGCGCTGGCCTCCCGCGCAGACGTGGTGAAGATCAGTGCCATCGTCCCGAAGAAGCTCACCAACAAGGGTTCGGTCGTCGATACCAAGGCACTGGATTCCTGGACGGCGCTGAAGCAGACCGGCGTGGGCGTCACCATAGCCGTACTGGACACCGGGCTGGACTATACCCATGCGGATTTTGGTGGCCCCGGTACCGTAGCGGCCTTTAAAAAGGCCCAGGCTTCCAAGGAGCTGCCTTCGAAGGCTTCCGGGCTCTTCGACTCCACCAAGTTCGCCGGCGGCTGGGACTTGGTTGGTGACGACTACGATGCCGACCCCACTTCGGCCACCTACCAGCCGATCCCTCATCCGGACTCCAACCCATTGGACTGCCAGGGTCACGGTTCCCACGTGGCAGGCACGGCTGCAGGTTTCGGCGTAAACGCCAAGGGGAAAACTTTCCGCGGACAATACGGATCGCTGACCGCCGCCCAGGTCCATGCCATGCGGATCGGGCCGGGCTCGGCGCCGGAGGCACGGCTCGTCAGCCTGCGCGTCTTCGGTTGCAATGGTTCATCCGACGTGGTCGGACAGGCGCTGGACCGGGTGCTGGACCCCAACAACGACGGTAACTTCGATGACCGGGCCCAGATCGTGAACATGTCGTTGGGTTCGGATCAGTCACCCGCAGACGACCCGGAAAACGCCATCGTCGATGCGTTGACCCGACAGGGTGTGCTCTCGGTGGTGGCCTCCGGCAATGCAGCTGACATCACCGACATCGGTGGTTCCCCGGGCAATTCCCGGTCCTCGCTGACAGTGGCAAACTCCGTCGGCTCCCACATCACGCTGGACGGCATCAACGTCCTGGCACCGGCTGACCAGGCCGGGGTCAAGGGCGGACAGTACTCGGCCAACTTCGACTACACCAATGCAACCCAAGCCCAGTTGACTGGCAATGTCGTCATGGGGCCCCAGAACAACGCCTTCGGCTGCCAGCCGTTCGCGGCGGGCTCGCTGCAAGGCAAATGGGTCTGGCTGCAATGGAGCCAAGATGGGGCCTTCCCCTGCGGCTCGGCCACTCGGTTCAACAACGCCCAGGCGGCCGGCGCCACCGGGGTGCTCCTTGACTCCGAGGTCAACGTCTTTGATGCCGGCATCGCCGGCAATGCGACCATTCCCGGTGCACAGCTCACCCTGGCCAACTCCAACGCGCTGCGTCCGGCGGCTGCAGCGGGCACGCTACAGGTCCAGCTGTCCCCGTCACTGATCGGAAGCGCCTTCACCGAATCCGGTGCCTTGGACACGTTGAATCCGAGCTCCTCGCGCGGCGTCCACGGCTCCGAAGGGATCGTGAAGCCCGATGTGGCGGCCATGGGCACGCTCATCAGCTCGGTAGGCGTCGGCACCGGAAACGGGCCGGCAGTCATGACCGGCACCTCGATGGCCACACCGTTGACCGCAGGCATTGCCGCCCTGGTTGCCGGTAGCGGGAAGTACACCCCGTACCAGGTCAAGTCCATCGTGATGAACACCGCCGTGGCCGACGTCCGGGCCCCCAACGGATCGGTCTATGGACCGGCCCGGGTCGGCTCGGGCCGCGTGATAGCCTCCAACGCGGTCTCCACTCCGGCCTACGCTTTTGCGACCGACGCACCGGATTTGACCAGCGTGGTCTTCGGCGTCATCGAGGTGGGCAAGAAGAAGTACACGTCCACCAAGTCGATCACCGTGGTGAACAAGTCCAAAAAGACCCAGACCTACAAGGTCTCCTACCTCCCGGCCACCACCATCCCCGGCGCCAGCTACACGCTGGACAGCCGCTCGGTCACGGTGCTGCCCGGCGGCAAGGCGAAGGTCAAGGTCACGCTGAGAGTCGACCCGAAGAAGTTCGCCAAGACGCTGGACCCGACCATGGACCGCGAACAGCTCGGCGTCCCGCGGGCCTGGGTGTCCGATATTTCGGGCCGCGTGCAGTTCGCTTCCTCCTCTGCACCCACGCTGCGCGTTCCGGTGCATGGCGCGCCGAAGCTCGTCAGTAACATGCGCGCCACTGCCAAGGCCACCACGGGCAAGAAGTCCGACAGCGCCGAGGTCAAGCTCTCGGGCCGGGACATCCTCCAGGGGACCGGGGACCAGCAGGTCGTTTCGCTGATTTCGGCCTTCGAGCTCGGAGCCACGTCCAAGCGCCAGCCGCGCAGCATCGACACCATTGCCGGAGCCCGCGAGATGGACCTGCAATATGTGGGCGCCTCCTCCGACGCCCGCAGCGCCGGGGCGGCGGATGGCATGCTGAACTTCGGCGTCAGCACCTGGGGAAACTGGGCGCACCTGGCCGGAGGAACGGAAATCGACGTCGACATCGACGTGGACAACGATGGCCAGTCCGACTTCGTGGTCTTCACAACCACCGTTGACGGACTGGATCTCGATGTCGTTGCCACCTACGACCTGAGGTCCGGGGACCAGGTTGATCTGCAGTTCACCAACGGCCTGGCCGGTGACATCGACGCAAACACCTTCGACACCAATGTCGTCGGGCTGCCCGTGTCGTTGGCTGCCTTGGGCCTGACCGGCACCAGCGCACCGATCCGGTACCGGGTCAGCACGTATTCGTCCTATAACTTGGACGACACCGGGGCTTACGTTCCGGTCGATGAGACGGGGTGGATCAAGTACAACGCGCTGAACCCGAACCTGTGGTTCGAGGGCAACGGGACCGGAACGGTCTTCACCGACCTGAACCGGCAGAAGCTCACCGCCCACCCCAAGGCCGGGGTGAAGGAAGCCAAGGCACTGTACCTGCACCTGCACAACGCCACCGGTGACCTCAGCGGCAAGCGCGGTTCCGATGGCGACCGGGCCCAGCTCGGTACGATCCGCGTGAAGCCAGCCAAGGGCCACGGCCACAAGTGA